Below is a genomic region from Rhododendron vialii isolate Sample 1 chromosome 5a, ASM3025357v1.
GAAATGAAAGTAATTAGCATTacggtcttcttcttcttcttcttttccttcttcttttgttgTAGGATTTTCCGATTTGTTGCCGAAAACCCTAAGGATACAGTCACTGGGCGAACAGTACCAAGTTTTGGAGCTACCACTGCTACTGTTGTTGGAATTCGTATTGGACTCATCTTGTTGCCATAGCACCACCGCACATAATCGGTGAGCGACCAGTTCTTGTTGTTGTGGAGGCGACGCACCGTGAGGTGGAACAATTTCTCGAGCACAAAGAAAGGAATCTGATTCTCCAGGAGTACCAAATCATTTTTCACGTCGTACAAGGTCAAAGTGTTACCAAAAATAGGATCTGTGTTTGGTCCCTGCTTTTTGAAATGCAAAATCATTAATTGAATTTATATAACTGTTTTATCTAACAA
It encodes:
- the LOC131325969 gene encoding uncharacterized protein LOC131325969 codes for the protein MSYTNYLLSRLTTGIEDLQELAEQTKLRVLQKCLAEMKTSLDDAKKCYAAEVTLNEEMMLIDGYFILEFLYRSHNGNSKGPNTDPIFGNTLTLYDVKNDLVLLENQIPFFVLEKLFHLTVRRLHNNKNWSLTDYVRWCYGNKMSPIRIPTTVAVVAPKLGTVRPVTVSLGFSATNRKILQQKKKEKKKKKKTVMLITFISSITYMLVTFRLKFKQRRKR